A stretch of Pseudoliparis swirei isolate HS2019 ecotype Mariana Trench chromosome 14, NWPU_hadal_v1, whole genome shotgun sequence DNA encodes these proteins:
- the dock9b gene encoding dedicator of cytokinesis protein 9 isoform X7, with the protein MILLPTPFCCIIHFKKVKPKVIEPLDYESVILQRKTQIISDVMRDMLQFPMDDFQISTLRRQGRTLFSTVPETAEKEAHSLFVQECIKTYKSDWLVVNYKYEEYSGDFRQLPNKVLRPEKLAAHLFEVDEDVEKDEDTASLGSQKGGVSKHGWLYKGNMNSAISVTMRSFKRRYFHLAQLGDGSYNLNFYKDENTSKEPKGTIFLDSCMGVVQNIKVRRFAFELKMQDKSTFLLAADSEAEMEEWIGTLNKILHSGFEQAVQEKRNGDLHDDEEHGKTDLSSGSFQDSFQTARDIECKRRSEARLKLFTLDPDTQKLDLSGIEPDVRQFEEKFGKRVLVSCQDLSFNLQGCVAENEEGPTTNVEPFYVVLSLFDVQNGRKISADFHVDLNHPLVRQMTSGSGHKQECHINGGGVGDGDDDGPLAGRRQASGLPADALQYPRHGVFSVTCPHPEIFLVARMEKVLQGGITHCTEPYMKSSDSAKIGQKVLKNAKMACSRLGQYRMPFAWAARPVFKDASGTLDKSSRFSALYRQDSSKLSDEDMFKLLADFRKPEKMAKLPVLLGNLDVTIDSVAPDVTNCVTSSYVPVRTFEGAGPGSALLEVEEFVPCIAKCSQPFTIYKNHLYVYPKHLKYDGQKSFAKARNIAVCIEFKDSDSDEAQPVKCIYGHPGAPLFTKQAYATVLHHQQNPEFYDEIKIELPTQLHEKHHLLFTFYHVSCESNSKKKDLVEAPVGSAWLPLLRDGRVIMNEQLLPVAANLPTGYLGSQDGINKHSGSEIKWVDGGKPLFRVSTHLVSTVYTQDQHLHNFFHHCQIMETSEQASEGELVKYLKSLHAMEGHVMVNFLPTILNQLFCVLTRATHEDVAVNVTRVMVHVVAQCHEEGLEHYLRSYIKYVFKPDAYSSTDVKTVHEELAKAMTAILKPSTDFLTSNKLLKYSWYFFEALVKSMAHYLIESGKVKLSRNLRFSASFHHAAETLVNMLMPHITQKYKDNLDAARNANHSLAVFIKRCFTFMDRGFIFKQINNYMNCFMPGDPKTLYEFKFEFLRVVCNHEHYVPLNLPMPFGKGRIQRFQDLQLDYSLTDDFCQNHFLVGLLLREAGGALQEFREIRQIAIQVLKGLMIKHTFDDRYAAKSQQARLATLYLPLFGLLQENVYRLDLKESAPFSNHNNAREDSLVPNFMVTPQKPGSCIENALHKDVFGVISGTASPHSSTPNISSVQHADSRGSLVSTDSGNSLLDKSSDKTNSLEKSQCASALGSAVLRCNKLDRDEIKNVLMCFLHILKSMSEEALFAYWNKAAPSELTDFFTLIEVCLYQFRYMGKRFIVRSQEGAGPVAPDRKSLTLPVSRNRAGILHARLQQLGTLENAHTFNNMYSHTDADVSSQCLLEANVSTEVCLTVLDTLSIFIMGFKTQLHSDLGHNPLMKKVFQVHLCFLQIPQSEAALKQVFTSLRNFIYKFPCTFFDGRADMCASLCYEILKCCNSKLSSIRSDAAHLLYFLMKSNFDYTGRKSFVRTHLQVVIAVSQLIADVIGIGGTRFQQSLSIINNCANSDKSIKHTAFPSDVKDLTKRIRTVLMATEQMKEHENDPEMLVDLQYSLAKSYTSTPELRKTWLDSMARIHNKNGDFSEAAMCYVHVAALVAEYLWRKGMFRQGCSAFRVTTPNIDEEAAMMEDVGMQDVHFNEEVLMELLEECADGLWKAERYELIADVYRLIIPIYEQRRDFEKLTHLYDTLHRAYTKVMEVMHSGKRLLGTYFRVAFFGQGFFEDEDGKEYIYKEPKFTPLSEISQRLLKLYSDKFGQENVKIIQDSSKVNPKDLDSKYAYIQVTHVTAHLDDKELEDRKSDFEKSHNIRRFVFETPFTVSGKKQGGVDEQCKRRTVLTTTHCFPYVKKRIAVMYQHQTDLSPIEVAIDEMSAKVGELRLLCSAPEVDMIRLQLKLQGSISVQVNAGPLAYARAFLDDDSAKKNPDNKVKQLKEVFRQFVDACGQALGVNERLIKEDQQEYQDEMKANYRDLTRELSNIMHEQINPVEDGTRSSLSDSVGIFNAISGTPTSANPHGSTTVL; encoded by the exons ATCTCCACCCTGCGGCGCCAGGGCAGGACGCTGTTCTCCACCGTGCCAGAGACTGCAGAGAAAGAAGCTCACTCGCTGTTTGTCCAAGAG TGCATCAAGACCTACAAGTCCGACTGGCTCGTTGTCAACTACAAGTACGAGGAGTATTCTGGAGACTTCCGCCAGCTCCCAAA TAAGGTGTTGAGACCAGAGAAGCTGGCAGCTCACCTGTTTGAGGTGGATGAAGACGTGGAGAAAGACGAG GACACAGCTTCCCTGGGCTCTCAGAAGGGAGGAGTCTCTAAACATGGTTGGCTGTACAAGGGAAACATGAACAGTGCAATCAGTGTTACGATGCGG TCCTTCAAGAGGAGGTACTTCCATCTGGCCCAGCTGGGAGATGGATCCTACAACCTCAACTTCTACAAGGACGAGAACACCTCCAAGGAACCCAAAGGAACCATCTTCCTCGACTCATGCATGGGCGTTGTTCAG aACATCAAAGTGCGCCGGTTCGCTTTTGAGCTGAAGATGCAGGACAAGAGCACCTTTCTTCTGGCCGCGGACAGCGAAGCGGAGATGGAGGAGTGGATCGGCACCCTCAACAAGATCCTCCACAGCGGCTTTGAGCAGGCCGTGCAGGAGAAGAGGAACGGAGACCTGCACGACG ACGAGGAGCACGGAAAAACCGACCTCTCTTCTGGAAGTTTCCAGGACAGCTTTCAG ACCGCCAGAGATATTGAGTGCAAACGGAGGAGTGAAGCTCGCCTGAAGCTCTTCACTCTGGACCCTGACACACAG AAACTGGACTTATCTGGCATTGAGCCGGACGTGCGTCAGTTTGAAGAGAAGTTCGGGAAGAGAGTCCTGGTCAGTTGCCAGGACCTGTCTTTCAACCTGCAGGGCTGCGTCGCCGAGAACGAAGAGGGGCCGACCACTAAT GTGGAGCCTTTCTACGTGGTCCTGTCCCTCTTCGACGTCCAGAACGGCAGAAAGATCTCGGCCGACTTCCACGTGGATCTTAACCACCCTTTGGTGCGACAAATGACATCAGGCTCCGGTCACAAGCAGGAGTGTCACATCAACGGCGGTGGCGTCGGCGATGGCGACGACGACGGGCCCCTGGCTGGACGACGGCAGGCCAGTGGGCTCCCGGCGGACGCCCTCCAGTACCCCAGACACGGGGTCTTCTCAGTCACGTGCCCACATCCAGAGATCTTCCTGGTGGCCAGGATGGAGAAGGTCCTGCAGGGGGGGATCACCCACTGCACAGAACCCTACATGAAGAGCTCAGACTCCGCCAAG ATTGGTCAGAAGGTGCTGAAGAATGCCAAGATGGCCTGCAGCAGACTAGGACAGTACAGGATGCCTTTCGCCTGGGCTGCTAG GCCGGTGTTCAAAGACGCATCGGGAACTTTGGACAAAAGCTCTCGCTTCTCAGCTCTTTACAGACAGGACAGCAGCAAGCTGTCAGACGAGGACATGTTCAAACTGCTGGCTGACTTCAGAAA ACCGGAGAAAATGGCCAAGCTCCCTGTGCTCCTGGGGAACCTGGATGTAACCATTGACAGCGTGGCCCCGGATGTAACCA ACTGCGTCACTTCCTCCTACGTCCCCGTGAGGACCTTCGAAGGCGCCGGGCCCGGCAGCGCTCtcctggaggtggaggagttcgTGCCCTGCATCGCCAAGTGCTCCCAGCCATTCACCATCTATAAGAACCACCTCTACGTGTACCCCAAACACCTCAAATATGACGGACAGAAATCCTTTGCTAAG GCGAGGAATATTGCAGTTTGCATTGAGTTCAAGGATTCGGATTCGGATGAGGCCCAGCCGGTGAAG TGCATCTACGGCCATCCAGGAGCTCCTCTCTTCACTAAGCAGGCATACGCCACCGTCCTGCACCATCAGCAGAACCCAGAGTTCTATGATGAG ATAAAGATAGAGCTCCCTACCCAGCTGCATGAGAAACATCACCTTCTCTTCACCTTCTACCACGTTAGCTGTGAGAGCAACAGCAAGAAGAAAGACCTGGTGGAGgctccag TGGGTTCAGCATGGCTGCCTCTGCTGAGGGATGGCAGAGTCATCATGAACGAACAGCTGCTGCCGGTGGCCGCCAATCTGCCCACCGGGTACCTTGGTTCTCAAGATGGTATCAATAAG CACTCTGGCTCGGAGATCAAATGGGTCGACGGAGGAAAACCTCTGTTCAGAGTCTCAACTCATCTCGTCTCCACGGTTTACACTCAG GATCAGCACTTGCACAACTTTTTCCACCACTGTCAAATTATGGAGACGTCAGAACAAGCTTCAGAGGGGGAGCTGGTTAAATACCTGAAG AGTCTCCATGCGATGgagggtcatgtgatggtcaacTTTCTGCCCACCATCCTCAACCAGCTGTTCTGCGTCCTAACCAGAGCCACACACGAGGATGTGGCTGTCAACGTGACCag GGTGATGGTTCATGTTGTGGCCCAGTGCCACGAAGAGGGGCTTGAACATTATTTGAGATCTTATATCAAG tATGTGTTCAAGCCGGATGCTTATTCCTCAACCGATGTAAAAACAGTTCACGAGGAGCTAGCTAAAGCCATGACGGCCATTCTCAAGCCGTCCACAGACTTCCTAACCAGCAACAAGCTGCTAAAG tATTCATGGTACTTCTTTGAAGCTCTGGTGAAATCAATGGCTCATTATCTCATCGAGAGCGGGAAGGTCAAG ctctccagGAACCTGCGTTTCTCGGCTTCCTTTCACCATGCAGCGGAGACTCTCGTGAATATGCTGATGCCACACATCACCCAGAAATACAAGGATAACCTGGATGCAGCTCGCAATGCCAATCACAGCCTGGCCGTTTTCATCAAG CGCTGCTTCACTTTCATGGACAGAGGCTTCATATTCAAGCAGATCAATAACTACATGAATTGCTTTATGCCTGGAGACCCCAAG ACTTTGTATGAATTCAAGTTTGAGTTCCTTCGCGTTGTTTGCAACCATGAGCACTATGTCCCTCTTAATCTTCCCATGCCCTTTGGAAAAGGCAGAATTCAAAGGTTCCAAG ATCTTCAGCTGGACTATTCTCTGACTGACGACTTCTGTCAAAACCACTTCCTGGTGGGGTTGCTGCTGAGGGAGGCGGGTGGCGCTCTTCAGGAGTTTCGAGAGATCCGTCAGATCGCCATCCAGGTGCTCAAGGGCCTGATGATCAAACACACTTTCGACGACCGCTATGCAGCAAAA AGCCAGCAGGCCAGACTCGCcaccctctacctccctctgtTTGGTCTGCTCCAGGAGAATGTGTACAGACTTGACTTGAAGGAGTCCGCCCCCTTCAGCAACCACAAT AATGCCAGGGAAGACTCTCTGGTACCCAACTTCATGGTGACCCCCCAGAAACCTGGGAGCTGCATAGAAAATGCTCTCCACAAAGACGTGTTTGGAGTCATCTCTGGAACAG CCTCCCCTCACAGCTCCACTCCCAACATCAGCTCAGTGCAGCATGCAGACTCCAGAGGCTCTCTGGTCTCCACCGACTCTGGAAACAGCCTGCTGGACAAGAGCAGTGACAAGACCAACTCCCTGGAGAAG tccCAGTGCGCCTCGGCTCTGGGCAGCGCCGTGCTGCGCTGCAACAAACTGGACCGGGACGAGATCAAAAACGTGCTCATGTGCTTCCTGCACATCCTCAAGAGCATGTCAGAGG AGGCTCTTTTTGCATACTGGAACAAAGCCGCTCCGTCCGAACTGACGGACTTCTTCACATTGATAGA AGTCTGCCTCTATCAGTTCAGATACATGGGGAAGAGATTCATCGTCAG GAgccaggagggggcggggcctgtcgCCCCCGACAGGAAGTCTCTGACTCTACCCGTGTCTCGTAACAGGGCTGGGATCTTGCACGCCCGCCTTCAGCAGCTGGGGACTCTGGAGAACGCTCACACCTTCAACAACA TGTACTCGCACACGGACGCAGACGTGAGCAGCCAGTGCCTGCTGGAGGCCAACGTGTCCACCGAGGTCTGTCTGACGGTGCTGGACACGCTCAGCATCTTCATCATGGGCTTCAAG ACGCAGCTGCATTCGGACCTCGGTCACAACCCCCTGATGAAGAAAGTGTTCCAGGTGCACCTGTGCTTCCTGCAGATCCCTCAGTCCGAGGCCGCCCTCAAACAGGTCTTCACCTCCCTGAGGAACTTCATCTACAAG ttCCCCTGCACCTTCTTCGATGGCCGGGCCGACATGTGCGCCTCTCTGTGCTATGAAATCCTCAAGTGCTGCAACTCCAAGCTGAGCTCCATCCGCAGCGACGCCGCCCATCTCCTCTACTTCCTCATGAAAAGCAACTTTGACTACACGGGACGCAAGTCCTTCGTCCGAACACACCTGCAG GTGGTCATCGCCGTCAGTCAGCTGATTGCCGATGTCATCGGCATCGGGGGGACCCGTTTCCAGCAGTCGCTCTCCATCATCAACAACTGTGCCAACAGTGACAAGAGCATCAAG CACACAGCATTTCCGTCCGACGTGAAGGACCTGACCAAGCGCATCAGGACGGTGCTGATGGCCACGGAGCAGATGAAGGAGCACGAGAACGACCCCGAGATGCTGGTGGACCTCCAGTACAGCTTGGCCAAGTCCTACACCAGCACGCCCGAGCTACGCAAGACCTGGCTGGACAGCATGGCCCGCATCCACAACAAGAACGGAGATTTCTCAGAG GCCGCCATGTGCTACGTGCACGTTGCTGCCCTGGTAGCGGAGTACCTGTGGAGGAAAG GCATGTTCAGGCAGGGCTGCTCGGCCTTCCGCGTCACCACCCCCAACATCGACgaggaggcggccatgatggagGACGTCGGGATGCAGGACGTCCACTTCAACGAG gAGGTGctgatggagctgttggaggaGTGCGCTGACGGCCTCTGGAAGGCGGAGCGTTACGAGCTCATCGCTGACGTCTACAGGCTCATCATCCCCATCTACGAGCAGCGCCGGGACTTTGAG AAACTGACTCACCTGTATGATACCCTCCACCGTGCCTACACTaaagtgatggaggtgatgcacTCTGGCAAAAGACTGCTGGGCACCTACTTCAGAGTGGCCTTTTTTGGACAG ggcTTCTTTGAGGATGAAGACGGAAAGGAGTACATCTACAAGGAGCCCAAGTTCACCCCGCTGTCTGAGATCTCCCAGAGGCTCCTGAAGCTCTACTCCGACAAGTTCGGTCAGGAGAACGTGAAGATCATCCAGGACTCGAGCAAG GTGAACCCGAAGGACCTGGACTCCAAGTACGCCTACATCCAGGTGACCCACGTCACGGCCCACCTGGACGacaaggagctggaggacaggaAGAGCGACTTCGAGAAGAGCCACAACATCCGGCGCTTCGTCTTCGAGACGCCGTTCACCGTGTCGGGCAAGAAGCAGGGCGGCGTGGATGAGCAGTGCAAGCGGAGGACCGTCCTCACCA CCACCCACTGTTTCCCGTACGTGAAGAAGCGCATCGCCGTCATGTACCAGCACCAGACCGACCTGAGCCCCATCGAGGTGGCCATCGACGAGATGAGCGCCAAGGTGGGCGAGCTGCGACTGCTGTGCTCGGCCCCCGAGGTGGACATGATCCGCCTGCAGCTCAAGCTGCAAGGCAGCATCAGTGTACAG GTCAACGCCGGTCCACTTGCGTACGCCAGAGCCTTCCTCGACGACGATAGTGCCAAGAAGAATCCTGACAACAAGGTCAAACAGCTGAAAGAGGTGTTCAG GCAGTTCGTGGACGCCTGCGGTCAGGCGCTGGGCGTGAACGAGCGTCTGATCAAAGAGGACCAGCAGGAGTACCAGGACGAGATGAAGGCCAACTACAGGGACCTGACCCGGGAGCTGTCCAACATCATGCACGAGCAG ATAAACCCAGTGGAAGACGGCACCAGGAGCTCTCTGTCCGACTCCGTGGGCATCTTCAACGCCATCAGCGGCACGCCAACCAGTGCCAACCCGCACGGCTCCACCACCGTACTCTGA